GTAGTAGTATCTCACCATCAGAAAAGTCCTGTTTCTGGGCCTCAGGCAGCTGAATGCGAGTGTTGCTCTGGGGTAGTTTCCCTGCTATTCTGGCATGGAACTGCAGGGGGGCAtacaaaacaacagtaaaatatcaGTAAAGGTTATtaacaataaaatcaaatatgaCACAAAAGAGTAAACAAAAGAGTTTAAGTAACATAATAATATGTTTCACCAGTGACACATCTTCAACAAACCAAAATATAATTACACCAACATGACTAATCAGTGTTCCTTACCTCTTCTTCCTCCAACTCCTTCATGATGGTTGCCAGATCTTTGCCCTGTAGTTCCTCCTTTAGCAGCATCAGTTTCTGCTCAGCCTCAGACATCAGCTGCAGCTTGTGTTCTTCTGAGTCTAAAGGCAGCCGTTGTGCTGGATCCTTCATCTGCCAAAACCAACGTAAAATACTCAGATATAAGTTACACACATTTCATGAATACATTACTTAAAGATAAAAATTTTTGCTTAATATACCGCTGTTCAAAGGGTAGGGGGCATGATTTTAGAATGATCATGTGAAGACTGAATTATTATAAACGgatgtaataaaacaaataaattgcaaattatacaaatatatcataatattataGATTTTACTGTGTGCAGCCTTCATGAGCATAATAGACTTTCATAAATACTTTTACAAATCTTACAGACTCctaacttttgaatagtagtataCATACGTAACTTTCAGAACTCCTGTACCAGAATTAAAATACATTCACTAAACTGCAACTGTATGTTTTACATGCAGAATAGGTTAGTCAGCCATAACAGAGTCTTCATATGTACTTTGGCTAACATCCTGTTTGAGGGTCAAAGGGGGGATGGAAAGGGTCAATtaaattacaaacaaattaaACTATTATTGGAGCATGAAACCTTGACTAACTTTATAAATGGACCTCAGGGAAGAAAATCAAGttctaaaaaaaagttatgatccCTTTAAATTCTAGGAAATCTGAAAATTCTTCTATTGAACGTTCtattaaaaaacacacattcCTATTATTAAACAGATTCATTAGTACCAGTGGTATGTGCTGTAGTTTGTCACTAAGCTGCTGCACTCCTGCTTTGAcagtgtttagtgcttgtgtgagtCTGTCCAGGCCATCTTTAGCTGCATCACAATGCTGCTGCTCCTGCTGCAGGTCATGTTCACAGTCCTGCAGCATCTGTCGGACACTGAAGAATCAAAAAAGACGATTAGAGATCTAACTGATGACAATAAAGCTATGTTACTATTTCATGCCATTGAGAACATCTTCACAATAATAGCATATCCAGCATACAAAGTCAGCTCTCACCTTGAGAATTCAGTTTCTCGTGAGTATTTTACATCCTGAAACTGAGTCTGTGATGTATTCTTCTCTTCCTTCAGTTCAAGCAGCATTGTCTCATTTTCTGCCTTCATCTTCTCCAAATGTTCCTGTGTTTGTCCCTGAGAGATAAACCTGTCCACTATTTCCTGTTATAAAGAGATATCATGAATAAACATTGCTCACCACAAGAACTTTTTACCTGAACATAAAAAAGTAATctatatacatttaaaactattatatggtggtaaataaaaaattataactctTTATGGGTTTAACCTTGTAAAGCCTGTCATgtgaaataatagtcagaaaaaaCTGAAATTTATTGAAGCTTtggacaaaatattaaataaataaaagaagtttgttgatgtgtttttgatgagtatcatatttgatacatcaggcttttacaGCTTATATAGTATGAAATAGTGAGAATATGGAGTTCATACTCAAGGAGGAAAAGCACCTCAATTTTATTTGGAGGCCCAAACTAAGCAAAAATTTGCAATTTGGTGCATTCCTGATATTTATATGGTCAAAGATTAAGAAGTTGTTCTAACAGCTTGTAGTGTAAATccatgagatctttataacagtataacacataacacataaaaTTATCTAAATATTAGCTGTCACTATTTCTCGCAATAACATATCTTAATAAGATTCTATTTAAATGCTTGGTTTAATGATCAATGCTCTTTAGTTTAAGAACATAAATGCAATTCAGGACAATAATGATTGAGAGATAAACAAACTCAAAAGTTAAACTCATATTTGAACCccacattttaacatgatttatctgaaaaacaaaaaaatgctggATGGAAGTACACTTAAGTAGTTTCAGTCTGGTAAGTgttcatcttaaaatattaaaggtgctgtatgttagtttttgactctactaaagcataaaaataccataatatgtttacAGATGTTTAAgtaacatgctaagttaacatacttgtttatctgaaaaacaatgctacagtcagttattttCCTTTGAAAATCTGCATTCCGGGCCGGAATATCgttctctgttttggtttgttaaactcgcccactgccagtttacccagtTTTATTTTGGCACCCCGGGTACACAGCATATTTCATTTGAATCATTGTCAAGTGCACTCATTCCTGTTGgtgtcgtcaatctggcaacctgcgtgCGCCTCAAGTCTGAGGATTAGTCTGAATACCCTCTCCAACATttagaatttggactgcaatacctagttcaaccactcagtgtcaatcctacatacagcacctttaaaatcaatataaaaaagtgttgatcatgttgatcatttcGAGACCTaagaaattaatataataaatatgatcCTATAGGCTTCATAGGGTTAATAATATGGTCGTTCCTCACCTGTGAGTCTGTGACTCCAGTGGCCTCTTTGGCGTGCTGGAAAGCTTCCTCAAAAGTAGAGAtagattcttcttcttcttctactgtGGTGGGACTTCGCGGGGCCTCACTGCTCAGCTCATCAGGGTTCATGGGCGCCCACTGGGGCTGGATGTGACAGATGGAAGGGGAATGGAGGGAAAACGGTTGGATAAACTTGACAAAAACTATCTAAGAGACTTAGTTTTTTGCCAAAAAGAGAAagctaaaataaatgttgaaaaaatatataaacgtaTAATTAATTCAGCATTAAAAACAGACTATTTTAActtgtatttgtgtgttgtgagCAGCATGCTAACACCAAGCTCTATTTAAATCAGCTGCAAGTCCGGTCTCCTGTCCATCTGACTTGAGAAGTTCTACGAGTATGACAGATATTTTTATGCGTTTTTAGCTGTACTCTAGTTGCCACAGATGTTATTGTAGCAGATGATGCTCACTCGTCTCTTCATCCTCTCTGCCTGAGCCATCCTCtcttctgcctgcttcttgtAGCGGAAGAggattttttctctttctctgcgcTCTCTGAACACCTGCTCCTCCTGAAGCTGGAGCTcagcctggacacacacacacacacacacacacgcacacgcacacacacacacacacactcctatcAGCATTATTTGGATGACCTTTACCTTGCATGCTTACACATATGCTTGCTTTATTATCTCATTCAATTTTTCAATTATTCATTAAATACTTTGTCTTTACCTTGGCTGTATCCTTGAAGAGGAGAACGTTGTTGTTCATGACCTGTAGGTCTTTGAGTACTTGTGTCTGCCAATAGACCTCTGTCTCCATCCTGTCCAGCTGTGGTTGAAATGTAAGACTCTCTTCCTGAAGCAACACAACAGAGGAGAATTAAAAATGTCCACTTATCAAAATATATACACTACCTTCAAAGGTTTgggattggtaagattttttattgtttttgaaagtctcttatgcttaccaagaatgcatttatttgatcaaagatacagtaaaaacagtaagtgatattttaacataatttaaataatggcaaaattaatAGCTTTCTTTTCTCCTATTACCTATATGAGGTATCGTGCTCTGTGGGTTTATTGAGCTTTGTCTATAGCTGAATGCAGCTGTGTTACTGCTCTGATACCTGTAGGTGCTCCTTCAGCTTGTTGTACCCTCGCGTTATGTGCACTGCTTCGTGGTATTTCAGCTGTGATTTCTCCAAACTGTTTTCTAGAATGCGCAGTTTCTACACAACAAGCACACAATAATAATATCCTGGccaagtatatttttaagatttaCCAACGTTAGTCCAGAATGCACGGGGGGAAAAAAGACAATTTCTACCTTTTCCTCCTCTCCTTTCTGGGTGTCAGGCAGAGGGCTACTGTTCTGAGGCTTCAGTACTAGGAACTTCAGGTCCTCTAAACGCAGCATCTGTGTCTGAGTGGTGTGCTTCATAGCATTGTGCTTCTTCATTTTATCACACACCTGCTTCTTCAGCGCCGTCTGAGCTGCCTGCACAACAAAGATTTCTTTCAACAAGTGAAGAGAGACTAATACAACTTTCTGGAACCCAAATTATATGCATACAGTGGATATAGACAAtattcacccccctttaaaataatccaaTTTTGCGACTTtggatatatatatttctttgtactttttatttaaataaataataaaaaagaaataaatatactgCCAAAAAACATTCAactattgttttataaatattccacatatttataatttgaaatgcatatatatatatatatatatatatatatagtacagaccaaaagtttggaaacattactattttttatgtttttgaaagaag
This genomic window from Carassius gibelio isolate Cgi1373 ecotype wild population from Czech Republic chromosome A6, carGib1.2-hapl.c, whole genome shotgun sequence contains:
- the odad3 gene encoding coiled-coil domain-containing protein 151 isoform X1; protein product: MFIMPGTSVSEDIEPPTHDEMSDLQRKIHLLNGDYSIAHIENSQSAKNIETIMQLRLENANLHKKQPEGDEQVIKDVIQGHGMEKESFRNMSVKAAQTALKKQVCDKMKKHNAMKHTTQTQMLRLEDLKFLVLKPQNSSPLPDTQKGEEEKKLRILENSLEKSQLKYHEAVHITRGYNKLKEHLQEESLTFQPQLDRMETEVYWQTQVLKDLQVMNNNVLLFKDTAKAELQLQEEQVFRERREREKILFRYKKQAEERMAQAERMKRRPQWAPMNPDELSSEAPRSPTTVEEEEESISTFEEAFQHAKEATGVTDSQEIVDRFISQGQTQEHLEKMKAENETMLLELKEEKNTSQTQFQDVKYSRETEFSSVRQMLQDCEHDLQQEQQHCDAAKDGLDRLTQALNTVKAGVQQLSDKLQHIPLMKDPAQRLPLDSEEHKLQLMSEAEQKLMLLKEELQGKDLATIMKELEEEEFHARIAGKLPQSNTRIQLPEAQKQDFSDDEEDSGVDDGDVTNRVTLKHQSQSIIDANTRRKTRIKKRKGQL
- the odad3 gene encoding coiled-coil domain-containing protein 151 isoform X2; translated protein: MFIMPGTSVSEDIEPPTHDEMSDLQRKIHLLNGDYSIAHIENSQSAKNIETIMQLRLENANLHKKQPEGDEQVIKDVIQGHGMEKESFRNMSVKAAQTALKKQVCDKMKKHNAMKHTTQTQMLRLEDLKFLVLKPQNSSPLPDTQKGEEEKKLRILENSLEKSQLKYHEAVHITRGYNKLKEHLQEESLTFQPQLDRMETEVYWQTQVLKDLQVMNNNVLLFKDTAKAELQLQEEQVFRERREREKILFRYKKQAEERMAQAERMKRRPQWAPMNPDELSSEAPRSPTTVEEEEESISTFEEAFQHAKEATGVTDSQEIVDRFISQGQTQEHLEKMKAENETMLLELKEEKNTSQTQFQDVKYSRETEFSSVRQMLQDCEHDLQQEQQHCDAAKDGLDRLTQALNTVKAGVQQLSDKLQHIPLDPAQRLPLDSEEHKLQLMSEAEQKLMLLKEELQGKDLATIMKELEEEEFHARIAGKLPQSNTRIQLPEAQKQDFSDDEEDSGVDDGDVTNRVTLKHQSQSIIDANTRRKTRIKKRKGQL